In a genomic window of Comamonadaceae bacterium OTU4NAUVB1:
- a CDS encoding LysR substrate-binding domain-containing protein produces MTAPDLSTRQLRAFLALAAQRNFTRAARSCHLSQPAFSALIKALEDTLGARLFDRDTRSVALTPEGRLFESSARRLLDDMGEALAGLADHVERRKGRVRVAALPSLAAGWLPAVFAEFMAAWPGIALELDDALSDACIAHVRNGRADFALASSGAGTVAEVDLIGRRLCSDGFHLVCRADHPLATESPLTARKLAPWPFIQMARHSSVRQSLDAALQPLRLNAVFEVEHLATVMGLVEAGLGISVVPALTLFHFRRDALVTRPLPVPGLRRNVYLVRRREGGLSVAAQTLHDLIVRRLGDLKLD; encoded by the coding sequence ATGACCGCTCCCGACCTTTCCACGCGGCAGCTCCGCGCCTTCCTGGCGTTGGCCGCGCAGCGCAACTTCACGCGCGCGGCGCGGTCCTGCCACCTGTCGCAGCCGGCCTTCAGCGCCCTCATCAAGGCGCTGGAGGACACGCTCGGCGCGCGGCTGTTCGACCGCGACACGCGCAGCGTCGCGCTCACGCCCGAGGGACGGCTGTTCGAATCGTCCGCGCGCCGCCTGCTCGACGACATGGGCGAGGCCCTGGCCGGCCTGGCCGATCACGTCGAGCGGCGCAAGGGCCGCGTGCGCGTGGCGGCCCTGCCCTCGCTGGCGGCGGGCTGGCTGCCGGCGGTCTTCGCGGAGTTCATGGCGGCCTGGCCCGGCATCGCGCTGGAGCTCGACGACGCGCTGTCCGACGCCTGCATCGCCCACGTGCGCAACGGCCGCGCCGACTTCGCGCTGGCGTCCTCGGGCGCGGGCACGGTCGCGGAGGTCGACCTGATCGGGCGCCGGCTGTGCAGCGACGGCTTCCACCTCGTGTGCCGCGCCGACCATCCGCTGGCCACCGAATCCCCGCTCACCGCCCGCAAGCTCGCGCCGTGGCCCTTCATCCAGATGGCGCGCCACAGCAGCGTGCGCCAGTCGCTCGACGCGGCGCTGCAACCGCTGCGTCTGAACGCGGTGTTCGAGGTCGAGCACCTGGCCACGGTGATGGGGCTGGTCGAGGCCGGCCTGGGCATCAGCGTGGTGCCGGCGCTGACGCTGTTCCACTTCCGGCGCGACGCGCTGGTCACGCGGCCCCTGCCGGTGCCGGGACTGCGGCGCAATGTCTACCTGGTGCGCCGTCGCGAGGGCGGCCTCTCGGTGGCCGCCCAGACGCTGCACGACCTGATCGTGCGGCGCCTGGGCGACCTCAAGCTGGACTGA
- a CDS encoding DUF1446 domain-containing protein — protein sequence MNEPAPTPPAPLLIGCAAGFSGDRTDAAGPVVETLIARLGAMASTTPPAAPRAFLIFETLAERTLALAQLRRRADPEAGYEPLLDPMLRPVLARCLAHGIGIVSNFGAANPRAAARRIQRMARELGLPAPRVAVVEGDDLSAPGFRALLREQVGAAMDGLRIVSANAYIGAEPIARAIDAGAQIVVCGRVADPSLAVGPAMSHFGWRADDWERLGRATMAGHLLECGAQVCGGYFADPGFKDVPGLGHVGFPIAEIDAEGRCTIGKADATGGFVTEATVKEQLIYEVHDPAAYLTPDVVADIAEASVHRVGADRVALAGVRGHPRPTHYKVNVCHEGGWLAEGEISYAGARAEARARLAAEVLRERLPALDLRVDLIGAISILGDDAGRALAARPDGGARDVRLRVAATHDERAVAETLGREVMALYTCGPAGGGGVRSTLTPRLNTISCLLPRDAVPVRFEMMEEAA from the coding sequence ATGAACGAACCCGCCCCGACACCCCCGGCGCCGCTGCTGATCGGCTGTGCCGCCGGTTTCTCCGGCGACCGCACCGACGCCGCCGGACCGGTGGTCGAGACGCTGATCGCGCGGCTCGGCGCGATGGCGTCGACCACGCCGCCGGCCGCGCCGCGTGCGTTCCTGATCTTCGAGACCCTGGCGGAGCGCACGCTCGCGCTGGCGCAGCTGCGGCGCCGCGCCGATCCCGAGGCGGGCTACGAACCCCTGCTCGACCCCATGCTGCGGCCGGTGCTCGCGCGCTGCCTGGCGCACGGCATCGGCATCGTGAGCAACTTCGGCGCGGCCAATCCGCGCGCCGCGGCACGCCGCATCCAGCGCATGGCGCGCGAACTGGGGCTGCCGGCGCCGCGCGTGGCGGTGGTGGAGGGCGACGACCTGTCGGCGCCGGGCTTCCGTGCGCTGCTGCGCGAGCAGGTCGGCGCCGCGATGGACGGCCTGCGCATCGTCAGCGCCAACGCCTACATCGGCGCCGAGCCGATCGCCCGGGCGATCGACGCCGGCGCGCAGATCGTGGTGTGCGGGCGCGTGGCGGACCCGTCGCTGGCGGTCGGCCCGGCGATGTCGCACTTCGGCTGGCGCGCCGACGACTGGGAGCGTCTCGGCCGCGCCACGATGGCCGGTCACCTGCTCGAATGCGGCGCGCAGGTCTGCGGCGGCTACTTCGCCGACCCGGGCTTCAAGGACGTGCCGGGCCTCGGCCACGTGGGCTTCCCGATCGCCGAAATCGACGCCGAGGGTCGCTGCACCATCGGCAAGGCCGACGCCACCGGCGGCTTCGTGACCGAGGCGACGGTCAAGGAGCAGCTGATCTACGAGGTGCACGATCCGGCGGCCTACCTCACGCCGGACGTGGTGGCCGACATCGCCGAGGCGTCGGTGCACCGCGTGGGCGCCGATCGCGTGGCGCTCGCCGGCGTGCGCGGGCACCCGCGGCCCACCCATTACAAGGTCAACGTCTGCCACGAGGGCGGCTGGCTGGCCGAGGGCGAGATCTCCTATGCCGGCGCGCGCGCCGAGGCCCGTGCCCGCCTGGCGGCCGAGGTGCTGCGCGAGCGCCTGCCCGCGCTCGACCTGCGGGTCGACCTGATCGGCGCCATCAGCATCCTGGGCGACGACGCCGGGCGGGCGCTGGCCGCCAGGCCCGACGGCGGCGCGCGCGACGTGCGCCTGCGCGTCGCCGCCACGCACGACGAGCGCGCCGTGGCCGAGACCCTGGGACGCGAGGTGATGGCGCTCTACACCTGCGGTCCCGCCGGCGGCGGGGGCGTGCGCAGCACGCTCACGCCACGCCTGAACACGATCTCCTGCCTGCTGCCGCGCGATGCGGTGCCGGTGCGCTTCGAGATGATGGAGGAGGCCGCATGA
- a CDS encoding tripartite tricarboxylate transporter substrate binding protein has protein sequence MNPFRPIALAAAALSVVALSPLAAQAQDFPTKSITFVVPFAAGTATDQIARALGNGVTGESKQAVIIDNRAGASGFIASQFVAKAPPDGYTVLVTTNTTHAANEHLYKKMPYDPVKDFAPVAALGKGGQIMVVRPDFAAKSVAEFVALAKKDPGKYSFGSGSSSSRMAGELLQQMADVKLLHVPYKSNTLAVTDLLGGQIDMMITDTATGLPQVKAGKLRAIGVSSAARSPLAPDVPTIAEAGVKGYEMGYWFAAYVPAKTPPAVVKRLNELLVKAARSEAAKTAFYEPTGTEVFTTSPEDLAKFQAGESQKWGRIVKAAGIEAE, from the coding sequence ATGAACCCGTTCCGTCCGATCGCCCTCGCGGCCGCCGCCCTGAGCGTCGTCGCGCTGAGTCCCCTCGCCGCGCAGGCGCAGGACTTCCCCACCAAATCCATCACCTTCGTCGTGCCCTTCGCCGCCGGCACCGCCACCGACCAGATCGCCCGTGCGCTGGGCAACGGCGTCACCGGCGAGAGCAAGCAGGCCGTGATCATCGACAACCGGGCCGGCGCCAGCGGCTTCATCGCGTCGCAGTTCGTGGCCAAGGCGCCGCCGGACGGCTACACCGTGCTCGTCACCACCAACACCACGCACGCGGCCAACGAGCACCTCTACAAGAAGATGCCCTACGACCCGGTGAAGGACTTCGCGCCCGTCGCCGCGCTGGGCAAGGGCGGCCAGATCATGGTGGTGCGTCCGGACTTCGCCGCCAAGTCGGTGGCCGAGTTCGTCGCGCTGGCGAAGAAGGACCCTGGCAAGTACAGCTTCGGCAGCGGCAGTTCGTCGAGCCGCATGGCCGGCGAGCTGCTCCAGCAGATGGCCGACGTCAAGCTCCTGCACGTGCCCTACAAGAGCAACACCCTGGCCGTGACCGACCTGCTCGGCGGCCAGATCGACATGATGATCACCGACACCGCGACCGGCCTGCCGCAGGTCAAGGCCGGCAAGCTGCGCGCGATCGGCGTGTCGAGCGCGGCGCGCTCACCGCTCGCGCCCGACGTGCCCACCATCGCCGAGGCCGGCGTCAAGGGCTACGAGATGGGCTACTGGTTCGCCGCCTACGTCCCGGCGAAGACGCCGCCGGCGGTCGTCAAGCGGCTCAACGAGCTGCTGGTGAAGGCCGCCCGCAGCGAGGCGGCGAAGACCGCTTTCTACGAACCGACCGGCACCGAGGTCTTCACGACCTCGCCGGAGGACCTGGCGAAGTTCCAGGCCGGCGAGTCGCAGAAATGGGGTCGCATCGTGAAGGCCGCCGGCATCGAGGCGGAATGA
- a CDS encoding alpha/beta hydrolase domain-containing protein produces the protein MAPPATTPTTPATPATPVAAKPQLTLAITSTVDYPGSFGAVGAYEQVTGTISGEVDPKDARNAIIQDLELAPVNARGMVEYSADFTMLKPKDMSKASGVLRYDAPNRGNILTAPNLAANPGDAVYFERGFVWLFSAWQGDVPKSSPQRLTATVPVAKNRDGSSITGPYTAELLTAVAAPALALPGGVFNGSMIPYAPASLDNTQNGYLLTRRVNEADPRIPIPASDWKFASCNASDKPFPGTADPATVCLKGGFQPDTLYEVSYVAKDPRVMGVGLAALRDTVDFFRHATADAAGRPNPLAGRIKATIGQGTSQSGNALKTFLHLGFNQSLVGGKVFDGLYTHVAARQTNINTRFAVPGGGGGVRTDHRAFGQTAPRGLAADYRDDVAGRTGGVMARCQATTTCPKYFLGLSGTEFWQLQGSPVLTDAWGFRDLVQPDNARVYYYAATQHGGGTGGLETGIAYAPASAVYPRGNTVDFADTFRALFVQLTDWVTTDKAPSPSQVPRLADGSLVRPEQLRFPAMKGVSFPRANGVALPDFAYRGLYNEFALLDFGPLYRPQDESGIPTLLPPANLGRSYAILVPNVDARTGLPTAGIRNVDVQAPIGTSIEFNYVATPGITDLVNLTGAYIPFHTTEAARLAAGDARPSLEALYGNQAGYVAAVTTAANALVDQGFLLRGDADRRIARAKATVVLP, from the coding sequence ATGGCGCCGCCGGCGACCACGCCGACGACACCGGCCACGCCCGCGACCCCGGTCGCCGCCAAGCCGCAGCTCACGCTGGCCATCACCTCGACCGTCGACTACCCCGGCAGCTTCGGCGCCGTCGGCGCCTACGAACAGGTCACGGGCACGATCTCCGGCGAGGTCGACCCGAAGGACGCGAGGAACGCGATCATCCAGGACCTCGAACTGGCCCCGGTGAACGCGCGCGGCATGGTCGAGTACAGCGCCGACTTCACGATGCTCAAGCCCAAGGACATGAGCAAGGCGAGCGGCGTCCTGCGCTACGACGCGCCCAACCGCGGCAACATCCTCACGGCGCCCAACCTGGCGGCCAACCCGGGCGACGCGGTCTACTTCGAGCGCGGCTTCGTCTGGCTGTTCTCGGCCTGGCAGGGCGACGTGCCCAAGAGTTCGCCGCAGCGCCTCACGGCCACGGTGCCGGTCGCGAAGAACAGGGACGGCAGCTCGATCACCGGCCCCTACACCGCCGAGCTGCTGACCGCCGTCGCGGCGCCCGCGCTCGCGCTGCCCGGCGGCGTGTTCAACGGCAGCATGATCCCGTACGCCCCCGCCAGCCTCGACAACACCCAGAACGGCTACCTGCTGACCCGCCGCGTCAACGAGGCCGATCCGCGCATCCCCATTCCGGCATCGGACTGGAAATTCGCCAGCTGCAACGCGAGCGACAAGCCGTTTCCCGGCACGGCCGATCCGGCCACGGTCTGCCTGAAGGGCGGCTTCCAGCCCGACACGCTCTACGAGGTCAGCTATGTCGCCAAGGACCCGCGCGTCATGGGCGTGGGCTTGGCGGCGCTGCGCGACACGGTGGATTTCTTCCGCCACGCCACCGCCGACGCCGCCGGCCGGCCCAACCCGCTGGCCGGCCGCATCAAGGCCACGATCGGGCAGGGCACCTCGCAGTCGGGCAACGCGCTCAAGACCTTCCTGCACCTGGGCTTCAACCAGTCGCTCGTCGGCGGCAAGGTGTTCGACGGCCTGTACACGCACGTCGCGGCGCGCCAGACCAACATCAACACCCGCTTCGCCGTGCCGGGCGGCGGTGGCGGCGTGCGCACCGACCACCGCGCCTTCGGCCAGACCGCGCCGCGCGGCCTGGCGGCCGACTACCGCGACGACGTGGCCGGCCGCACCGGCGGCGTGATGGCGCGCTGCCAGGCCACGACCACCTGCCCGAAGTACTTCCTGGGCCTGTCGGGGACCGAGTTCTGGCAGCTGCAGGGCTCGCCGGTGCTGACCGACGCCTGGGGCTTCCGCGACCTGGTGCAGCCCGACAACGCCCGGGTCTACTACTACGCCGCCACCCAGCACGGCGGCGGCACGGGCGGACTGGAGACCGGCATCGCCTACGCGCCGGCGAGCGCGGTCTATCCGCGCGGCAACACGGTCGATTTCGCCGACACCTTCCGGGCGCTGTTCGTGCAGCTCACCGACTGGGTCACGACCGACAAGGCGCCGTCGCCCAGCCAGGTGCCACGGCTGGCCGACGGCTCGCTGGTGCGTCCCGAGCAGCTGCGCTTCCCGGCCATGAAGGGCGTGAGCTTCCCGCGCGCGAACGGCGTGGCGCTGCCCGACTTCGCCTACCGCGGTCTCTACAACGAGTTCGCCCTGCTGGACTTCGGTCCGCTCTACCGTCCGCAGGACGAGTCGGGCATCCCGACCCTGCTGCCGCCGGCGAACCTGGGGCGCAGCTATGCCATCCTGGTGCCGAACGTCGATGCCCGTACCGGACTGCCCACGGCGGGCATCCGCAACGTCGACGTGCAGGCGCCGATCGGAACGAGCATCGAGTTCAACTACGTCGCCACACCGGGGATCACCGACCTGGTCAACCTGACCGGCGCCTACATCCCGTTCCACACGACCGAAGCCGCGCGCCTGGCGGCGGGCGACGCGCGTCCCTCGCTGGAGGCGCTCTACGGCAACCAGGCCGGCTACGTGGCGGCGGTGACGACGGCGGCGAACGCGCTGGTCGACCAGGGCTTCCTGCTGCGCGGCGACGCCGATCGCCGCATCGCCCGGGCGAAGGCGACGGTCGTGTTGCCCTGA